The Novosphingobium humi DNA window ACCATGGCGGGGCGTTGGGGGCGCAGGCCGGTGCGTCCGAGCGGTTGGAGCAGATCCGGCGCCTGACCGCGCGCGCGCTGGGCGGGGATGCGACCGGGCATTTCGCCTTTGACGCGCTGGGCGTGGTGGCGGCCGAATGCGGGATCAATGCGGTGCATACCGGCGATGTGATTGCCGGATTTGCGCTGGATGCGGCCGGATGGCGGCCCCGGACCGAGCTGGACATGCTGGGCTATTGCTATCATGTGGCGGGCGCGGTGGGCGTGCTGATGGCGCTGGTGATGGGCGTTGATCCGGAGGATGGCGATACGCTCAACCGGGCCAGCGATCTGGGGATCGCGTTCCAATTGGGCAATATCGCCCGCGACATTGCCGAGGATCATGCGGCGGGGCGGTGTTATTTGCCCGCCGAATGGCTGGCGCAGGTGGGGGTGGATGAGGGCGATCTGATGGCGCCCCGGCATCGCCCGGCTCTGGCCGCGATGGCCGGGCGCATGGCCGCCATGGCGCAGGTCTATGAGGCCAGCGCGCGGGCCGGGGCGGCGCGATTGCCGTTTCGCTGTCGCTGGGCGGTGTTGTCGGCGGCGGGGATCTATGGCGCGATCGCGCGCAAGGTGGCCGCGCGCGGCCCGCGCGCGTGGGAGCAGCGTGTATCGACCAGCGGGCTGGAAAAATTGCGCTTTCTGGGCGGCGGATTGATCGGGGCGATGGCGGGGGCGCCCGGACAGGTGCCGCTGGTTCCCTATCGCCGGGGTGAGCTGGCGCAGGCGGTGGCGCGCGTTTGACCGGGGCGACGCGATGGTTCCGGGCGTAAAAAAGCCCCGCCGGTCCGGCGGGGCTTTCCTGTTGTTTTGACCCGTTTTTTATTATTAGCAGGGCGAAATGGCAACGCCATGCGACCCGCAGGCATGCGGGTTGGGGTGAGGCAAATGCTCGTAAGCGTGGGAAGCGTGTTGGAAAAACTTCTCACGGGCCCATTCGGTACCAACCGGATGGTTCTGGCCTTCGCTGTTGCTGTGCGAGGGCGCCGCTTTTGCATCAAACTTGGGTAGTGACTCAGTCGGACGAACCTTATCGGTTGCCGAAGTGGCAATTAGTCCTGATGCAGCGAGAATCAGGATAATATTAGCGCTCATGCCTGTGACCCCTGTTCTGTTTTGGGCAAAATGCCGTTTAAACAGGGGTTAAATATCGGTAAGTTTGCGTTATTTATTATTTAAGGGTGCGGGTTAAGCTGAAATTAACCGACATCAATGATCCAATATGGTACAATCGATCAGGGCCGCCGATTGGCCGGGCTGCACGGTCTTTGCAAAATGCAAAAGACCGTTAAGGGCAGGCATTCCCGCGCGCGCAGTCGGTTTTTCAGGCAATGGGATAGGTGGTGCCCGGAGGATTGCGGCGGCGGAACAATTCGCCCTTCTCGCTGTAGAGAATCAGCGCGAGGCAGCCGCAGCCTGCCGTCAGCAGCGCCGCCGCCAAAGGCCGCGCCGTGCCGTCAAACGCCTGCCCGATCAGCGCGCCCAGCCATGAGGCCAGCACCATGCGGATGAAGGCCTGCGCCGAGGAAGCCGCCCCGGCCTTGCGCGCAAAGGGTTGGAGCGCGATGGAGGAGAAATTGGCCCCCAGAAAGCCCAGCAGGCACATGTTGACCGTCATCATCGGCACGAATTGCCACAGCGTCTCATCCGGGCGCGTCGCCATATAGAATTGCAGCGCGCTGGTGGCGATATAGACGACCAGCGCGGTATGGCTGACCCGGCGGGCGCCAAACCGCATGACGATGCGCGAATTGATGAAATTGGTGCAGGCCATCACCATCGCCATCCCTGCAAAGATCAGCGGAAAGCGCGTTCCGGCTCCGAAATGCTCGCCCACCAATTGCTGGCACGAGTTGATATAGCCGAACATCGCCGACTGGATCAGCGCCATGCCGAACACATAGCCCAGCGCCGCGCGGGTGGTCGTCACCTCGATCATCGAGCGGCCGATATTGGGCAGGCTGATCGGCTGGCGATATTCGCGGCGCAGCGTTTCGGGCAGGCGCAGCGCAATCCATGTGGCCAGCACAGTGCCCATCAGCGCCATCACGCCGAAAATCCAGCGCCAACTGGCCATCAGCAGGATCGCCTGACCCACGCTGGGCGCGATCATCGGCACGATCATGAAGACCATAGAGACGGTCGATTGCATCCGCGCCATCCGGTCGCCTTCATGCAGGTCGCGGATGATCGCGGCGGGCAGCACCGCCAGCCCCGCGCAGGCAAAGCCCACCATCGCGCGCAGCACCAGCAATTGCTGGAAATTTTCCACCAGGCCGCAGGCCGCCGAACAGGTCACATAGGCCCCGATGCAGCCCAGCAGCACCGGCCGCCGCCCGAAACGGTCGGCCAGCGCGCCGGGAACCAGACAGCCAAGACCGCTGAAGATCAGGAAAACGCCCACGACAAGCTGACGCTCGTTGGGATCGCGCGAGCCCAGTTCGCGCGCCATTTCGCCAAGCGCGGGCAGCATCGAGTCCACCGCCAGCGCTTGCAGCGCCTGTACCAGACCCATGAGGAGAATGAATTCCAGCCCGCCGATCTTCTTGTCGGCAGGCCCGGGGGAAGGAGAAGTCATGGATTCACCATGGCCGCATGGCGCCAAAATGGCTAGCCCCTGCGGCCAACAAATCATATAGTGAAAATTACGCTGATAAGTGGGAATATATGCGTATCATTTGATGGATTTCAAGGGGCGACTTTGAACGGGTATTTTTAAATATCAGAAATATCGGCAATTTTTAAAATTGGCACGCCTCCTGCAGTCCTTCTGGCATCCGGCAAGCGCCGGTTTGAACCACGCAACGAACCACCAGAAGGATACCGACCATGTCCATCTTCCGCACCGCCGCCCTCAGCCCCGCCGCCCTGAGCTTTGCCACCACCGCCGCGCTGGGCCTTGCCACGTTCACCTTTGTCATGCCCGCCCATGCGTCCGCGCCTGCCTCCTCCGCCGCCATGTCTGTTCCGGTGACCTTTGAAAAGCTGGAAGGCGATGCGCCGACCATCCGGGTGTCCTATGCCGACCTCGACCTTTCGACCGAGCAGGGCCGCCATGTGATGCGCAAGCGCCTGGCCGCCGCCGCCAATATGGTGTGCGATGAAATGTCGGACCTGCCCGACCGGCTCAAGGCCCGCGCCCTTTACGAAACCTGCCGCGAAGAGGCGCTGGACAAGGCCACCACTCATTTCGCGGCCAAGCTGAAGGAAAGCAAGCTGGCCCAGCGCTGATCAAATTTGTTCTTTTTATGTTCAAATCCCGCGATGCCCCGGTGCCAAATGTGCGCCGGGGCATTATCGTGCATCCATGGAATCGGCTCCGCATCAGGATGAGGAAATCAGCGCGCCCGGTCTGCGCAAGATCATCCATGTCGATATGGACGCCTTCTTTGCCAGCGTTGAGCAGCGCGATGATCCTTCGCTGCGCGGCCTGCCCGTGGCCGTGGGGGGCAGCCGCGAGCGCGGCGTGGTGGCCGCGGCCAGCTATGAGGCGCGCAAATTCGGCGTCCGCTCGGCCCAGCCCAGCGTGGTGGCGGCGCGGCTGTGCCCCGCGCTGATCTTCAAACCACCGCGTTTCGAGGCCTATCGCAAGGTTTCCCAGCAGATCCGCGCGATTTTCCGCGAATATACCCCGCTGGTCGAGCCATTGGCGATGGACGAGGCCTATCTGGACGTGACGCAGGATATCAAAGGCATCGGCAGCGCGACGCGTATTGCCGAATTGATCCGCGCGCGCATCAAGGCGGAAACGGGCCTGACCGCCAGCGCCGGGGTCAGCTACAACAAATTCCTCGCCAAGATCGCCAGCGACCAGAACAAGCCCGACGGATTATGCGTGATCCGGCCGGGCGAGGGGGCGGATTTTGTCGCCGCGCTGCCGGTGCGGCGGTTTCACGGCGTGGGGCCGCGCGGGGCGGAGAAGATGGCCGCGCTGGGGATCGAGACGGGGGCGGATCTGCGCGCGCATGACATTGCATTCCTGCGCGAACATTTCGGATCGCTGGCCGATTACCTCTATCGCGCGGCGCGGGCCATCGACCTACGCGCGGTCAAGCCCAACCGGCCGCGCAAATCCCTTGGCGGTGAGCGGACCTTTGACCGCGACATTTCCACCGGGCCGGGCCTGCGGCAGGTGCTGGAGGGGATCATCGAGATGGTCTGGCAAGATATTGAAAAGGCCAAGGCGCAGGGGAGGACGGTGACGCTCAAACTGCGCCTGTCCGATTTCTCGATCCGTACCCATGCGCGCACGCTGGACCGCTTTGTCGAGGGGCGCGGGGAATTTGCCGGTATCGCGCGCGAATTGCTCGATGACCTGTTGCCCTTGCCCTTGGCGGTGCGGCTGATGGGGCTGACGTTATCGGGGTTCGAGGCGGCAGAGGCGCCGCCGCCGGTTGAGGGCGGGGGGCAGATGGTGTTGTTTTAGCCGGCAGGTCGCATGGGAGGGCCGATCCCCCGCGCTATCCTGCCGGCCCTTGGCCCGACACCCACACTTCGATCCGGCCCTGCAAGGCAGGCAAGAGATCATGGGGCAGCGCGTCGGGCGCGAAAAACGCCGCATGGGTGATTTCGCGCAGGTCGGGCCGGGGCGTCCCGCGGCACAGGCCGACCACGACATGCACCCTGTTGCCTGCCCCGTGCAGCGTGTCGAGCGCCACATCGACCACGCGCGGCGCCATCAGATCGCAGCCCAGCTCCTCGGCAAATTCGCGGATGGAGGCGGGAATCGGGTCCTCGCCGCGCTTGAGGCCGCCGCCGGGGGGCATCCAGTTCGATTTGCCATAGGAATGGCGCACCAGCAGCACGCGCCCGGCCTCGTCCAGCGCGAGAATGCGGCAGCCTTCGAGACGGGGCCGCCGGACCCGCCACCATGTCTTGCGCAGCTCATGCGCCCCGCGCAGCGCGACGCGGTGCAGCGGCGCGGGCAGGCGCGCAAGGATGGCTTCGGCGATCAGGCCGAGCATCGGGGGGCGATCAGGCCGAGCATGGCGCGCGTTCGGGCATCAGGTGAAGCAGGTGACGGGCGCCTTTGCCGCGCCCAGCAGGCGCGCCACCGGCAGATCATGTTCGCCCGCGATGGCGGCGCGCAGGATCGCCTCCTTTTCCGCCCCGCGCGCCACGAACAGCAGCGCCTCGGTGGCGACAAGGCTGGGAATGGTCAGCGAGAGCCGGTCAAAGGGCGCCTCGGGCGGCAGGGGATCGGGCGTCAGGCGCAGCACGCGCGCCGGGGCGTCGGGCCGGGGATCGGTGTTGGGAAAGAGCGAGGCGATATGGCCATCCAGCCCCATGCCCAGCCACACCAGCGCGAAACGGGGCGGCACCGCGCCTTCGGCCAGCGGCACGATGCGCGCGCCCAAAGGTTCGAGCGCGGCGCGGATGCGGCCGACATTGGAGGCGGCGTGATCCTCGGGCACCACGCGATCATCGCCCGGCCAGACCGCGATTCGATCAAAAGGCAGGCCCTGACGCGCCAGTTCGGCAAGGATCGGAAACGGAGTCGATCCTCCTGGCAGCGAAATGGCGATTTCGCCAGAATGTGCTGCAAGTGCGTCGGACAGATGCTGGGCAAGCCAGTCGGCGACGGCGCTGTCGCTGGCGCCTTGGTTGATGATGACATGGGGCATGAACGGTGAATAGCAAACGCAGGCGGCAAGGGCAAAGCGGCGGCGCGCGGATGCAATCCTATGCATCAGCGTTTAATTACGGGATTGCGCCTAAGTAAGTCATCCAGATTTTATTAGTATCTTTTCATATTTTCATCCTGTCTGTCCAGGGTATGAAGAGAATGGTAAACCTATGCAATTGATTGTATTAATGGATATGCAGGGTCGTAAATAAAGAATGAAATAGGTATCTCTGGCTATATGTTGGACAAGGGCATAATAATCAAAAAACGCTAGGTTTTGTTTATGCGATATAGCGGATTGGCAAGAAATTTGCCGCTCCGCCATTTCGCACCTGATCAAATCGGGGGCCTATGGAGGAATGAATGCTGGTTGAGCATGTTTTGAACGATCGTCTTTCCGATGTTGCCGAAAAGGAGCGCAATCCCGAAGCGAGCCCCAATTCTGTTCAGGAAAAGAACGCCGACAAGGATGAGGCACGGATCGATATTCTTCTGGTCGAAGATGACGATGCCGATGCCTTCATCATTCTTGAGGCGCTCAAGAACATTCCCAAGGTCAAATCGGTTGTCCGGGCCATTGACGGGGTTGAGGCATTGGAAATCGTCGATGCGCGCAACTTTGTGCCGCATCTGGCGCTGGTTGATCTCTCGATGCCGCGCATGAACGGCTTTGCCTTGCTGGCCGATCTCAAGGCGCGGATTCAGGTGGATTTTCCCTCGGTGGTGCTGACATCGTCGCGTGCGGAAATGGATGTGTTCCGCGCGGGCAAGAACGGCGCCTGGAAATACATCACCAAGAAGGAAAAGGTGAACATGATGACGCAGTCGCTGCGTCGCATCGTCAAGAAGATCTGATCCGAAAGAGGCTCTGCCCGCTGGGCGGCGGGCAGAGCCTTTTTTCACCCCAACAGGCTGGAGAGAAACCACACGCGGGTTTCGGCCTGATCGGTCCAGTCATCGGCAAAGCCTTCGGTGGCATTGTCGCCCGCCGCGCCGGCGGCGGATTTGACCTCGCGGATCGCCTCGACAAGGCGGATATTGTCATCGCGCAATTCGGCAATCATCTCGGGCGCGCTCAGGTCTGCGCGCGGCTGATCGGCAATGCGCGAGGCCGAGGCGATGGCGCCGATCCCGGTCAGCGCCGCGCCGCCGTTCTTGCGCACCCTTTCGGCCACAATATCGGTCAGCGCAAAGATCGTGCCCGCCTGCTCATCGAACAGCAGATGCAGGTCGCGGAATTGCGGCCCTTTGACATGCCAATGAAAATTCTTGGTTTTCAGATAGAGCGTGAAGAGATCGGCCAGCAAGCCGTTGAGGCTGTGGGTGAGGGCGGTCTTGGCGTTGTGATCGTTCATCTTGCGCATCCCTTGCTGAATATCAGGCCTCGCAGCATTGGGGCCTTGCTGTGTTAAGGGATGTCTAGCGCGTTTGGTTCAATTGGAAAAATGGATCAATACGGCCACGGTAATTGGCCTGGGCGATTTATTGTCCTGCGGATCGGGGCGATTACGTGTTGAAACCCAGCCATATCCATCCCGACAGGCCCACGCCCAGCCCCAGCAGCACCGCGCCCGCCCAGCGCCGGATCTGGACAATCCCGCCCTGCGCGTCCAGCATCGCCTCCGAGGCCAGCCAGCCCAGCAGCAGCGCAAAGCCCGTGCCCACCGCGCCGCCCGCCGCCGCCGGGATGGGCGCATCCCCCACCAGCGCCACGGCCAGCACGATAAAGCGCGCCGCATCGGCCGCCTGATGCATCAGCAAAACCAGCGCGGCGGCGAACAGCGAGCGGGTGGGTTCCTTGGCCTTGAAACTGGGGCGAAATATTAATGCTTCGCCGCCCGCCGCGATCAGCGCGAAACAGGCCAGCACCAGCCGCGCGGGATAGGTCATCTGCGCGGCCATTTCGCCCGAAAACCATGCTGCAAATGCACAGGCCAGCGCGCCCGTGATCGCCCCCATCATCAGCAACCCGCCATGCCGCCCCAGCCGCGCGGTCAACGCCGCCACCAGCATTTGGTCGCGCGCGCCGATCCCGGCCAGAAAACAGCCCAGCATGGCCCACAGGGCGGCGTTCACTCGAAAATCGCCTTCTGCATCACCGCGGCGATGCGGCGGGCATGGGCCTGCAGGGCGGCGGCATCGGGCGGCTCCATCATCTGTGCGGTGGCGGAGTCCCACAAGGCCAGCCAACGCTCGAACATGGCCGGGGTCAATTGGCGCTTCATGGCATGATGGGCGGCGATGGGGGCGCCGCGATAAAGGCCGCGCCCGCGCAATTGCGTGGCCCAAAAGGCGGTCAGCGCGCGGAAATGGTGGGGCCAGTCGGTGATCCGCGCAAAGACCGGCGCCAGCATGGGGTCATGCCGCGCCTGACCATAGAAATGCTCGACCAGGCGGGCCAGATCGGGATGGCGCATCTGCACCGGATGGAGGGGGGCGGATTGGGTCACGATCCGGGGCCTAGACGCGGTTGGCCGCGATGAAAAGCGCCTGTTTGCGCTGCGTCTCGCTGCGGCACAGCGGGGCATTTTCAGGGGCCACTCGATTCGTCGAAAGTGCTGTGCGCTTTGTCGCGGGCCCATTGTCTACTTTGTGAATTGAGTTATTCACCTCAAAGTCGTCCTGAAGCAGGCGGGGCGATGTTGGCAATGCTCGATGGGCGAAATCTTGCATCAGGCGCATGGGTGCGAGGTTTCGCCTGTCTGGTTTTCGCAAAACCCGTATCCAACCTTTCAGGTACTGTCCGGCACGCCCGTCCTGCTTTGGGACAACAATTTAGCGAATCGCGCAATTCTGCGCCTCGCGGCGAGTGACAAGGGCCGGAATCGCGGTTAATCTGCACACCGATGGTGTCGGAAGCCTCAGTCCTTTTTGTCTGTTTGGGCAATATTTGCCGCTCGCCTTTGGCCGAGGGCGCGTTTCGCGCCGCTGCCTCGCGGGCGGGCTTTGCTGTGCATGTCGATTCGGCCGGGACCGGCGGCTGGCACATTGGCGAGGCGCCAGATCCGCGCGCCCGCGCCGAGGCCGCAAGGCATGGCGTGGACATCACCCGGCTGCGCGCGCGTCAGGTCGAACGCGCCGATTTCCGCCATTTCAGCCATATCATCGCGCTGGATGAGGCCAATCTGGCCGATCTGCGCCGTCTGGCCCCGGCTGATGCCTCGGCCCGACTGGCGCTGCTGCTCGACCATTTGCCGGGGCGCGAGGGCCAATCGGTGGCCGACCCCTATTATGGCGGGGCCGAGGATTTCGCTGCGGCATGGAGCGAAATCGCCGCCGCGGCCGAGGCGCTGGTCGACCATTTGCGCTGCGGGGCCTGATAAAACTCGCGTCTTGGCGCGATGCTGTGGCATAAGCGGCGGGAAATGCACCAATAGTCACGGGGCTCCATGCGCGACGATGATCTGATTGCCTTTACCCGCAAGGCGCTGGCCTTGCTGTTCATCGTGGCGCTGGCGGCGCTGGTGGTGGAATTGTCCTATCTGCTGATTCTGGTGTTTGCCTCGGTGGTGGTGGCGGTGGTGCTGCGCTCGCTGGCGGGGCATTTTCTGCGTCTGCGACTGGGCGACGGGGCGGCGGTGGGGCTGGCGGTCCTGTCGTTGCTGGCGATCTTTGCGGGGCTGGGCTGGATGTTCGGCGGGCTGGTTTCGGGCCAGTTTGTCGAACTGGGCCGCCAATTGCCCCAGGCGGTGGATGCCGCGCAGGCCTATCTCGACCATTGGCATATCGACTATAACCTGTCCGAAATGGCCAAGGTCGCGCGCGAGCAACTCTCCTCGATCTTTCAGCGCGCCAGCGGTTTCGTGATTTCCGTGGGCGGGGTGGTGGCCGATGTGGCGGTGGTGTTTGTGGGCGGCATCTTCTTTGCCGCCGATCCGGCGTTCTATCGCGGCGGGGTATTACGCCTGCTGCCCCGCTCGGTCGAGGGCCTGATGGCCGACGCGCTCGACGATTGCGGGCGCGGGCTGCAATTGTGGCTCAAGGGCCAGATGGTCTCCAGCCTGTTCATTGCCGCGCTGACGCTGGCGGGTCTGCTGCTGCTGCAGGTGCCCTCGGCCTATGCTCTGGCGATACTGGCCGGGGCGTTTGATTTCATTCCCTATCTGGGGCCGGTGCTGGCCGCGATTCCCGGCGTGCTGGTCGGCTTTTCGGCCAGTCCGACCACCGGCCTGTGGACCATCGGCCTTTTTGTGCTGGTCCAGCAGATCCAGGGCCATGTGGTCCAGCCGATGGTGCAGAAAAGTTCGGTTGATCTGCCCCCGGTCGTGTTGCTTTTCACGGTGATCGCCACGGGCACCTTGTTCGGCCCGCCGGGGGTTCTGCTGGCCGCGCCGATGACCATCGTGGGTTATATTCTGGTCC harbors:
- a CDS encoding phytoene/squalene synthase family protein, whose translation is MTLDRGALVEAARESIARGSKSFAAASKLFDAATRERVWLLYAWCRACDDLADDQDHGGALGAQAGASERLEQIRRLTARALGGDATGHFAFDALGVVAAECGINAVHTGDVIAGFALDAAGWRPRTELDMLGYCYHVAGAVGVLMALVMGVDPEDGDTLNRASDLGIAFQLGNIARDIAEDHAAGRCYLPAEWLAQVGVDEGDLMAPRHRPALAAMAGRMAAMAQVYEASARAGAARLPFRCRWAVLSAAGIYGAIARKVAARGPRAWEQRVSTSGLEKLRFLGGGLIGAMAGAPGQVPLVPYRRGELAQAVARV
- a CDS encoding NUDIX domain-containing protein, with amino-acid sequence MLGLIAEAILARLPAPLHRVALRGAHELRKTWWRVRRPRLEGCRILALDEAGRVLLVRHSYGKSNWMPPGGGLKRGEDPIPASIREFAEELGCDLMAPRVVDVALDTLHGAGNRVHVVVGLCRGTPRPDLREITHAAFFAPDALPHDLLPALQGRIEVWVSGQGPAG
- a CDS encoding group III truncated hemoglobin, with the translated sequence MTQSAPLHPVQMRHPDLARLVEHFYGQARHDPMLAPVFARITDWPHHFRALTAFWATQLRGRGLYRGAPIAAHHAMKRQLTPAMFERWLALWDSATAQMMEPPDAAALQAHARRIAAVMQKAIFE
- a CDS encoding Dps family protein: MNDHNAKTALTHSLNGLLADLFTLYLKTKNFHWHVKGPQFRDLHLLFDEQAGTIFALTDIVAERVRKNGGAALTGIGAIASASRIADQPRADLSAPEMIAELRDDNIRLVEAIREVKSAAGAAGDNATEGFADDWTDQAETRVWFLSSLLG
- a CDS encoding 6-phosphogluconolactonase, encoding MPHVIINQGASDSAVADWLAQHLSDALAAHSGEIAISLPGGSTPFPILAELARQGLPFDRIAVWPGDDRVVPEDHAASNVGRIRAALEPLGARIVPLAEGAVPPRFALVWLGMGLDGHIASLFPNTDPRPDAPARVLRLTPDPLPPEAPFDRLSLTIPSLVATEALLFVARGAEKEAILRAAIAGEHDLPVARLLGAAKAPVTCFT
- the dinB gene encoding DNA polymerase IV; this translates as MESAPHQDEEISAPGLRKIIHVDMDAFFASVEQRDDPSLRGLPVAVGGSRERGVVAAASYEARKFGVRSAQPSVVAARLCPALIFKPPRFEAYRKVSQQIRAIFREYTPLVEPLAMDEAYLDVTQDIKGIGSATRIAELIRARIKAETGLTASAGVSYNKFLAKIASDQNKPDGLCVIRPGEGADFVAALPVRRFHGVGPRGAEKMAALGIETGADLRAHDIAFLREHFGSLADYLYRAARAIDLRAVKPNRPRKSLGGERTFDRDISTGPGLRQVLEGIIEMVWQDIEKAKAQGRTVTLKLRLSDFSIRTHARTLDRFVEGRGEFAGIARELLDDLLPLPLAVRLMGLTLSGFEAAEAPPPVEGGGQMVLF
- a CDS encoding AI-2E family transporter; this encodes MRDDDLIAFTRKALALLFIVALAALVVELSYLLILVFASVVVAVVLRSLAGHFLRLRLGDGAAVGLAVLSLLAIFAGLGWMFGGLVSGQFVELGRQLPQAVDAAQAYLDHWHIDYNLSEMAKVAREQLSSIFQRASGFVISVGGVVADVAVVFVGGIFFAADPAFYRGGVLRLLPRSVEGLMADALDDCGRGLQLWLKGQMVSSLFIAALTLAGLLLLQVPSAYALAILAGAFDFIPYLGPVLAAIPGVLVGFSASPTTGLWTIGLFVLVQQIQGHVVQPMVQKSSVDLPPVVLLFTVIATGTLFGPPGVLLAAPMTIVGYILVQHLYIGAMLGRAPRRPAGPRQPT
- a CDS encoding low molecular weight protein-tyrosine-phosphatase, which codes for MVSEASVLFVCLGNICRSPLAEGAFRAAASRAGFAVHVDSAGTGGWHIGEAPDPRARAEAARHGVDITRLRARQVERADFRHFSHIIALDEANLADLRRLAPADASARLALLLDHLPGREGQSVADPYYGGAEDFAAAWSEIAAAAEALVDHLRCGA
- a CDS encoding UrcA family protein; amino-acid sequence: MSIFRTAALSPAALSFATTAALGLATFTFVMPAHASAPASSAAMSVPVTFEKLEGDAPTIRVSYADLDLSTEQGRHVMRKRLAAAANMVCDEMSDLPDRLKARALYETCREEALDKATTHFAAKLKESKLAQR
- a CDS encoding multidrug effflux MFS transporter — encoded protein: MTSPSPGPADKKIGGLEFILLMGLVQALQALAVDSMLPALGEMARELGSRDPNERQLVVGVFLIFSGLGCLVPGALADRFGRRPVLLGCIGAYVTCSAACGLVENFQQLLVLRAMVGFACAGLAVLPAAIIRDLHEGDRMARMQSTVSMVFMIVPMIAPSVGQAILLMASWRWIFGVMALMGTVLATWIALRLPETLRREYRQPISLPNIGRSMIEVTTTRAALGYVFGMALIQSAMFGYINSCQQLVGEHFGAGTRFPLIFAGMAMVMACTNFINSRIVMRFGARRVSHTALVVYIATSALQFYMATRPDETLWQFVPMMTVNMCLLGFLGANFSSIALQPFARKAGAASSAQAFIRMVLASWLGALIGQAFDGTARPLAAALLTAGCGCLALILYSEKGELFRRRNPPGTTYPIA
- a CDS encoding response regulator, with amino-acid sequence MLVEHVLNDRLSDVAEKERNPEASPNSVQEKNADKDEARIDILLVEDDDADAFIILEALKNIPKVKSVVRAIDGVEALEIVDARNFVPHLALVDLSMPRMNGFALLADLKARIQVDFPSVVLTSSRAEMDVFRAGKNGAWKYITKKEKVNMMTQSLRRIVKKI